From a region of the Methanomassiliicoccus sp. genome:
- the hisF gene encoding imidazole glycerol phosphate synthase subunit HisF, with translation MLTKRIIPCLDVTDGRVVKGVKFQNLEGVGYPPDLAVEYEKQGADEIVFLDITASSDARKTLLEVVERTAEGLFVPLTVGGGIRSKEDMRHALNAGADKVSVNTAAVHDPTLITACAKDFGSQCVVVAIDAKREGRGWKVYTHGGRQRTELEAVDWAYEMQDRGAGEILLTSMDADGTTNGYDIKLTELVADSVHIPVIASGGCGSPEHIHQVFEETNASAALAASIFHYGTYTVGDVKRYLSDRGVQVR, from the coding sequence ATGCTCACCAAGCGCATCATACCCTGCCTGGACGTGACCGACGGGCGGGTGGTCAAGGGCGTCAAGTTCCAGAACCTGGAAGGTGTCGGCTATCCGCCCGACCTGGCAGTGGAATATGAGAAACAGGGGGCGGACGAGATCGTGTTCCTGGACATCACCGCCTCCTCCGATGCCCGGAAGACCCTGCTCGAGGTTGTGGAGCGGACCGCGGAGGGCCTCTTCGTCCCGCTCACCGTCGGCGGAGGGATTCGGTCCAAGGAGGACATGAGGCACGCGCTCAACGCGGGAGCGGACAAGGTGTCGGTGAACACCGCGGCCGTCCATGATCCCACGCTCATCACCGCCTGCGCTAAGGACTTCGGGAGCCAGTGCGTGGTCGTGGCCATCGACGCCAAGCGCGAGGGCCGCGGCTGGAAGGTATACACCCACGGGGGTCGGCAGCGCACCGAACTGGAGGCCGTCGACTGGGCCTACGAAATGCAGGACCGTGGCGCGGGCGAGATCCTCCTGACCAGCATGGACGCCGACGGGACCACCAACGGGTACGACATAAAGCTAACCGAGCTGGTCGCTGACAGCGTGCACATCCCGGTGATTGCCTCAGGGGGCTGCGGCAGCCCGGAGCACATCCATCAGGTCTTCGAGGAAACCAACGCCTCGGCGGCTCTGGCCGCTTCGATTTTCCATTATGGCACCTATACCGTGGGGGACGTCAAACGCTACCTCTCGGACAGGGGAGTGCAGGTAAGATGA
- a CDS encoding imidazoleglycerol-phosphate dehydratase, translating to MIREAKLSRKTKETSISLSLFLDGSGKAKVTTDDQFLKHMMETLTRYASFDLTMDASGDNDHHLVEDVAIALGAAFRQALGDLPVDRIASAMVPMDDALVTAAVDIVDRPYCDTDCPDPLYSHFLRSFSMSSGITLHVIVHRGLDDHHVIEATFKALGLALKKAIVPRENVLSTKDAVRFRSG from the coding sequence GTGATTAGGGAAGCCAAGCTGTCCCGCAAGACCAAGGAGACCTCCATCTCCCTATCCCTGTTCCTCGATGGTTCGGGAAAGGCCAAGGTCACCACTGACGATCAGTTCCTGAAGCACATGATGGAGACCCTCACCCGGTACGCGTCCTTCGACCTCACCATGGACGCCAGCGGGGATAACGATCACCACCTGGTGGAGGACGTCGCCATCGCTCTGGGCGCGGCGTTCCGACAGGCCCTGGGCGACCTGCCGGTCGATCGCATCGCCTCGGCCATGGTGCCCATGGACGACGCGCTGGTCACCGCAGCGGTGGACATCGTAGACCGACCGTACTGCGACACCGACTGCCCCGACCCCTTGTATTCGCACTTCCTGCGCTCCTTCTCGATGTCATCGGGCATCACCCTGCATGTCATCGTGCACCGAGGGCTGGACGACCACCACGTGATCGAGGCCACCTTCAAGGCCCTAGGCTTGGCGCTGAAGAAGGCCATCGTGCCCCGGGAGAACGTCCTGAGCACCAAGGATGCCGTGCGGTTCAGGAGCGGTTAG
- the hisA gene encoding 1-(5-phosphoribosyl)-5-[(5-phosphoribosylamino)methylideneamino]imidazole-4-carboxamide isomerase, whose translation MMVFPAVDILDGKAVQLVGGKPGTEKVSLPNPRDVALDWESKGAPAIHVVDLNAAMGRGDNFEAITSIMSRVKVPIQVGGGIRTTEAAQTLLTLGAARVVVGTRAITDPYWFYELVRTNRNRIILALDTKDGKIQLKGWKESSESKLRETLKATEGLPLAGVLHTNVNVEGKAKGIDLEEIRHFVEICPHDVIISGGITTTDDLATLESVGVKSAVVGLALYKGTIRPEEVWK comes from the coding sequence ATGATGGTATTCCCCGCAGTGGACATATTGGACGGCAAGGCTGTCCAGCTGGTAGGCGGCAAGCCTGGAACGGAGAAGGTATCCCTCCCCAACCCCCGCGATGTGGCCTTGGATTGGGAGAGCAAGGGCGCACCGGCGATCCACGTGGTCGACCTTAACGCGGCCATGGGACGGGGGGATAACTTCGAGGCCATCACCTCCATCATGTCGCGGGTCAAGGTGCCCATTCAGGTCGGTGGGGGCATCCGCACCACCGAGGCGGCGCAGACCCTGTTGACCCTGGGAGCCGCCAGGGTCGTCGTGGGCACCCGGGCCATAACCGATCCCTATTGGTTCTACGAGTTGGTGCGGACCAACCGCAACCGGATCATCCTTGCGCTGGACACCAAGGACGGGAAGATCCAGCTCAAGGGCTGGAAGGAGTCGTCGGAGAGCAAGCTGCGTGAGACGCTAAAGGCGACCGAGGGCCTTCCCCTGGCAGGCGTGCTTCACACCAACGTCAATGTGGAGGGAAAAGCTAAGGGCATCGACTTGGAGGAGATACGGCACTTCGTGGAGATATGCCCCCACGATGTCATCATCTCCGGGGGCATCACCACCACTGACGATCTCGCCACCCTGGAGAGCGTGGGCGTGAAGTCGGCAGTGGTCGGGCTCGCCCTGTACAAGGGCACGATCAGACCGGAGGAGGTGTGGAAGTGA
- the hisH gene encoding imidazole glycerol phosphate synthase subunit HisH, giving the protein MVNIRRSVKYPEENDSYRIGQRPKVRVAVADYGVGNLHSIRKALEIAGARPVIESNMHNLLDAEVIVFPGVGAFDSAMERLLPYRDIIVDRLEAGTPCLGICIGAQILFEESEEGSGPGLGFIKGRVIRLEAERVPHMGWNRVDSSDTSFDEVTSPYFYFAHSFHGSPEEDVTIATTDYFGRFPSAFRKKNVLGVQFHPEKSSVSGATFLRNFVRFIEAKL; this is encoded by the coding sequence ATGGTGAACATCCGGAGGTCGGTGAAGTACCCCGAGGAGAACGATTCCTATCGCATCGGACAGCGGCCCAAGGTCCGCGTGGCCGTCGCCGATTATGGGGTCGGCAACCTGCACTCCATTCGCAAGGCCCTGGAGATTGCCGGTGCCAGGCCGGTCATCGAATCGAACATGCACAACCTGCTAGACGCCGAGGTCATCGTGTTCCCCGGAGTGGGCGCGTTCGACAGCGCCATGGAACGCCTCCTGCCGTACCGTGACATCATTGTCGACCGGCTGGAGGCGGGGACGCCGTGCCTGGGCATCTGCATCGGGGCGCAGATCCTGTTCGAGGAGAGTGAAGAGGGCTCCGGGCCGGGGCTGGGGTTCATAAAAGGTAGGGTCATCCGCCTGGAAGCCGAGAGAGTGCCTCACATGGGGTGGAACAGGGTCGATTCAAGCGACACTTCGTTCGACGAGGTCACCTCGCCGTACTTCTACTTCGCCCACTCCTTCCACGGAAGCCCGGAGGAGGATGTGACCATCGCCACGACCGATTACTTCGGGCGATTCCCCTCGGCGTTCAGAAAAAAGAATGTGCTTGGAGTGCAATTCCACCCGGAGAAGAGCAGCGTTTCCGGAGCGACCTTCCTACGGAACTTCGTCAGATTCATCGAGGCCAAGCTATGA
- the hisC gene encoding histidinol-phosphate transaminase, producing the protein MNDSWIRTTVRDIPLYYNPKIKAVRMDTSVNVLGPNTVVKDVLTTCMGLDLNQYPAPYSDDLRNALAEKYGLAADNFVVGNGSDEALDVAFKSFMEPGETVVAPYPSYVLHGFFVKVNSGRFVNVDLRPGFQLDPDALLKAKGKIIILCTPNNPTANCFDHRDVERVVSEHDGPVIVDEAYGEFARDSFMSRVEEFDNLIVTRTFSKAYGLAGFRVGYMASNLKMAGVMQRVKIPYSLDRVSEMVSVAALTNTSYVDAAVKLVCSERDRLSSGLRSLGFQPFPSESNFIMFRSPRPSKELVSRLADKGVLIRDFGHLRMLEDCVRTTIGTKELNDLLLNKLKEVTEEW; encoded by the coding sequence ATGAACGACTCATGGATCCGCACCACCGTGAGGGACATCCCTCTGTACTATAACCCTAAGATCAAGGCCGTGCGCATGGACACCTCGGTCAACGTGCTGGGGCCGAACACCGTGGTCAAGGACGTGCTCACCACGTGCATGGGCCTCGACCTCAACCAGTACCCGGCCCCGTACTCCGACGACCTTCGCAACGCCTTGGCCGAGAAGTACGGACTGGCGGCGGACAACTTCGTCGTCGGCAACGGCTCGGACGAAGCCCTGGACGTCGCGTTCAAATCGTTCATGGAGCCCGGCGAGACCGTGGTCGCACCATACCCGTCGTACGTGCTGCACGGCTTCTTCGTCAAGGTCAACAGCGGCCGCTTCGTCAACGTCGACCTGCGGCCGGGGTTCCAGCTGGACCCCGACGCCCTGCTGAAGGCGAAGGGGAAGATCATCATACTGTGCACCCCCAACAATCCCACTGCCAACTGCTTCGACCACCGGGACGTGGAGCGGGTGGTCAGCGAGCACGATGGGCCGGTCATCGTGGACGAGGCTTACGGAGAGTTCGCCCGGGACTCATTCATGTCTCGGGTGGAAGAATTCGACAACCTCATCGTCACCCGCACCTTCTCCAAGGCCTACGGCCTGGCGGGCTTCCGCGTCGGCTACATGGCTTCCAACCTCAAGATGGCCGGGGTCATGCAGCGGGTGAAGATACCGTATTCGTTGGACCGGGTGAGCGAGATGGTCTCCGTCGCTGCCCTCACCAACACCTCCTATGTGGACGCGGCCGTGAAGCTGGTGTGCTCGGAGCGTGACCGCTTATCCTCCGGCCTGAGATCCTTGGGGTTCCAGCCGTTCCCCTCGGAGAGCAACTTCATCATGTTCCGCAGCCCGCGGCCCTCCAAAGAGCTGGTGTCCAGATTGGCGGACAAGGGCGTGCTCATCCGCGATTTCGGTCACCTGAGGATGCTGGAGGACTGCGTTCGAACGACGATCGGCACCAAAGAATTGAACGACCTGCTGCTGAACAAGCTGAAAGAGGTGACCGAGGAATGGTGA
- the hisG gene encoding ATP phosphoribosyltransferase: MSIKLAVPNKGRLNERSIEILNQAGLEIEDGGDRKLYANVKNSDLSVMFLRAQDIVRFVHKGAVDMGITGYDLVLESGLKVHKLMDMGFGRCRLSVAVPEGRGIDTVQDIPDGSMVATSFPGMAQRYFETQGKKVDITTITGAAEVTPYLGVADLIVDLVSSGSTLKTNRLKEIAVIAESQAVLIANEQAMRTRGTELEELASAIRSVMDAEGKRYLMADVPVAVLNEVRAFLPGIAGPTVMPLMGRDDAVAIHVVVDKSAIYQSVNRLKRLGASGILIVPIDRMVP, from the coding sequence ATGTCCATCAAACTGGCCGTGCCAAACAAAGGGCGGCTGAACGAGCGGTCCATCGAAATCCTGAACCAGGCAGGTTTGGAGATCGAGGACGGAGGAGACAGGAAGCTGTACGCCAACGTCAAGAACAGCGACCTTTCGGTCATGTTCCTACGAGCCCAGGACATCGTGAGGTTCGTCCATAAGGGCGCGGTGGACATGGGCATCACCGGTTACGACCTCGTGCTGGAGTCCGGACTGAAGGTCCACAAGCTCATGGACATGGGCTTCGGGCGGTGCCGGTTGTCGGTTGCGGTCCCCGAGGGCCGGGGTATCGACACGGTGCAGGACATTCCCGATGGGTCCATGGTCGCCACCTCCTTCCCCGGCATGGCCCAAAGGTACTTCGAGACCCAGGGCAAGAAGGTGGATATCACCACCATCACGGGGGCCGCCGAGGTCACTCCCTACCTGGGGGTCGCCGACCTTATCGTGGACCTGGTGTCCAGCGGAAGCACCCTCAAGACCAACCGGCTGAAGGAGATCGCCGTGATTGCCGAATCCCAGGCCGTGCTCATAGCCAATGAGCAGGCGATGCGCACCCGGGGCACCGAGTTGGAGGAGCTGGCGTCGGCGATCCGCAGTGTGATGGACGCCGAGGGCAAGCGCTACCTGATGGCCGATGTGCCAGTGGCTGTCCTCAACGAGGTCAGGGCCTTCCTCCCGGGGATCGCTGGACCAACGGTGATGCCCCTCATGGGCCGGGACGACGCGGTCGCCATCCACGTGGTGGTGGACAAGTCCGCGATCTACCAATCGGTCAACCGCCTGAAGCGGCTGGGAGCATCGGGCATCCTGATCGTCCCCATCGACCGCATGGTGCCTTGA